A portion of the Glycine max cultivar Williams 82 chromosome 10, Glycine_max_v4.0, whole genome shotgun sequence genome contains these proteins:
- the LOC102670011 gene encoding uncharacterized protein, translated as MPYGDHRVVRAFDLISCFQGELRWGPIVVTHRPERVVRQFGYVQTIPPPPIGPTLSFEDMDDRWMHYLDHLAAVGQICVEHDQCATDYMDWFFGISHPFITPTQAVDPPKHPPIPQHET; from the coding sequence ATGCCTTATGGTGACCACCGAGTAGTTAGGGCGTTTGACCTCATTTCATGCTTTCAAGGTGAGCTTAGATGGGGTCCCATTGTGGTCACACAtcgaccggagagggtggtGCGACAATTTGGCTACGTTCAGACCATTCCTCCACCGCCTATTGGTCCCACCTTGTCATTTGAGGATATGGACGACAGGTGGATGCATTACTTAGACCATCTAGCAGCTGTAGGACAGATTTGTGTTGAGCATGACCAATGTGCAACAGATTACATGGATTGGTTCTTCGGGATATCTCATCCATTCATCACACCCACACAGGCAGTTGATCCGCCCAAACATCCACCTATCCCACAACATGAGACATAG